A genome region from Gadus chalcogrammus isolate NIFS_2021 chromosome 7, NIFS_Gcha_1.0, whole genome shotgun sequence includes the following:
- the LOC130386254 gene encoding F-box only protein 40-like — translation MSRRSRPPAAPGLHPHCESCYSRRCRARPEGPVSCALAPCPLLCGAVFHLCKQEEHALLCPRQRRPCLNAAYGCPHAMPRAARAAHLASCPASVVSCSMEWNRWPADDAHSHPLRELHANLLREQGGGGPSGAPSRDLDLAMALRDQDHLFHSLKMKSLFPELCAGREDEGRRGGEEEREEKGRREAERGAVRADGADGGTTSDHMSQINIRVEEEEEEEEEEEEPSQEEREALARRSGVDPELLQSYAAWERMFSMEKGGCRVAGGGAGPAAVRLNRGSEKGSGLGTLPEEEPGTAPAAAAARGALAGGFVYGYVEPMKIISVRTFHVPTSFIARQGRIRNPGFYKRESRGVDTSDLAAGLENTPVWEEVQASLLCSLEKEHRGHLIAESASFDTLLHDEGTQTYHFLSAPFRSTAVLADLTEGRPAELHVQLQMESVTSRHNKASSAFTFLCGHSFPRREYTHHFRNVHADVQTCVSGWFEQRCPLSYLGCTFSQRRFQPSTHKATVTYNQDLSCFSLHPLLPEVPPGPGGRDSLSGLPYEVLCHVASFLDSLSLSQLALASRLLRDVCSSLLSDRGMVTLRWQRRTGSQGRAEWRVGEKVWEFSTLFSPVSQWCFQDVPHMSEHMKVCPFYQTELRTQGVPLPCLGQDVRTRAQHSKPSLVTTFPKKIIMEHLMN, via the exons ATG agtcGGCGGTCCCGCCCCCCCGCGGCCCCGGGGCTGCACCCCCACTGTGAGTCCTGCTACAGCCGGCGCTGCAGGGCCCGTCCGGAGGGCCCGGTGAGCTGCGCCCTGGCCCCGTGCCCCCTGCTCTGCGGAGCCGTCTTCCACCTCTGCAAGCAGGAGGAGCACGCGCTGCTGTGCCCCCGGCAGAGGCGGCCCTGCCTCAACGCCGCCTACGGCTGCCCCCACGCCATGCCCCGGGCCGCGCGCGCCGCCCACCTGGCCTCCTGCCCCGCCAGCGTGGTGAGCTGCTCCATGGAGTGGAACCGCTGGCCGGCCGACGACGCCCACTCCCACCCCCTCCGGGAGCTGCACGCCAACCTGCTGCGGGAGcaaggcgggggggggccctcgGGGGCGCCCTCCCGGGACCTGGACCTGGCCATGGCGCTGCGAGACCAGGACCACCTGTTCCACTCCCTCAAGATGAAGAGCCTGTTCCCCGAGCTCTGCGCGGGACGGGAggacgaggggaggagggggggggaggaggagagggaggagaagggacgCAGGGAGGCGGAGAGGGGGGCGGTGCGGGCGGACGGGGCGGATGGCGGCACCACCTCGGACCACATGAGCCAGATCAACAtccgggtggaggaggaggaggaggaggaggaggaggaggaggagcccagccaggaggagagggaggcccTGGCCAGGAGGTCCGGGGTGGACCCTGAGCTGCTGCAGAGCTACGCGGCGTGGGAGCGCATGTTCAGCATGGAGAAGGGCGGCTGCAGGgtggcgggcgggggggcggggccagccgCGGTCCGTCTGAACCGCGGCTCGGAGAAGGGGTCCGGGCTGGGCACCCTgccggaggaggagccggggaccgcccctgcggcggcggcggcccgcgGCGCTCTGGCCGGCGGGTTCGTGTACGGCTACGTGGAGCCCATGAAGATCATCAGCGTGCGGACCTTCCACGTGCCCACCAGCTTCATCGCCCGGCAGGGCCGCATCCGCAACCCGGGCTTCTACAAGAGGGAGAGCCGCGGCGTGGACACCAGCGACCTGGCAGCGGGGCTGGAGAACACACCTGTGTGGGAGGAGGTCCAG GCGTCCTTGCTGTGCTCGCTGGAGAAGGAGCATCGAGGTCACCTGATCGCCGAGAGCGCGTCCTTCGACACCCTGCTGCACGACGAGGGCACCCAGACCTACCACTTCCTGTCGGCGCCGTTCCGGAGCACCGCGGTCCTGGCGGACCTGACGGAGGGCCGGCCGGCGGAGCTGCACGTCCAGCTGCAGATGGAGAGCGTGACCAGCCGCCACAACAAGGCCAGCTCCGCCTTCACCTTCCTCTGCGGCCACAGCTTCCCGCGCAGGGAGTACACGCACCACTTCAG GAACGTCCACGCTGACGTCCAGACGTGCGTGAGCGGCTGGTTTGAGCAGAGATGTCCCCTCTCCTACCTGGGCTGCACCTTCAGCCAGAGAAGGTTCCAGCCCTCCACCCATAAAGCCACCGTCACCTACAA CCAGGACCTGAGCTGCTTCAGCCTGCACCCCCTCCTGCCTGAGGTCCCTCCAGGGCCCGGAGGACGGGACTCTCTGAGCGGGCTGCCCTACGAGGTGCTCTGCCACGTGGCCAGCTTCCTGGACAGCCTGTCCCTGTCCCAGCTGGCCCTGGCGTCCCGCCTGCTGAGGGACGTGTGCTCCTCCCTGCTGAGCGACCGGGGCATGGTGACCCTGCGCTGGCAGAGGAGGACCGGCTCCCAGGGCCGGGCCGAGTGGAGGGTCGGGGAGAAG GTGTGGGAGTTCAGCACCCTGTTCTCCCCCGTCAGCCAGTGGTGCTTCCAGGACGTCCCGCACATGTCCGAGCACATGAAGGTGTGCCCCTTCTACCAGACGGAGCTCCGGACCCAGGGCGTTCCTCTGCCCTGCCTCGGGCAGGACGTCCGGACCAGGGCGCAACACAGCAAGCCCTCTCTCGTCACCACATTTCCAAAGAAGATCATAATGGAGCATCTGATGAATTAG